One Gordonia pseudamarae genomic window, CACCCCGCGCGTGGTGGTCGAGGCCGGTATCGCGATGCCGTGGTTCCGGTTCGTACCCTCCGCCGATCAGATCGTCTCGCTCGAGCACTATGGCGCGTCGGCCGGGTACAAGGTGCTCTACGAGGAGTTCGGTATCACCGCCGGGGCCGTCGTCGCGGCCGCGGAACGCGCAATAGGCACAGCGGAACGCGCAGCCGCCAAGTAACCACTCGACACCAGGGAGAACCGTCGTGACCCAGAACGAGAAGCTCGCAGAACTGTCCGCCGCAGGGGTATCGGTGTGGCTCGATGACCTGTCCCGGGATCTGATCTCCTCCGGCGACCTGGCCACCCTCGTCGACACCAAGTCGGTGACCGGTGTCACCACCAACCCGTCGATCTTCCAGGCGGCGCTGTCGGCCGGCACCAGCTATGATGCCCAGGTGGGCGAGCTGGCCGCGCGCGGAGCCGACGTGGACGCCACCATCCGCACCGTCACCACCGACGACGTCCGCAATGCCTGTGACGTGCTCGCCCCGGTGTACGAGGCCACTGACGGGGTCGACGGCCGGGTGTCGATCGAGGTCGATCCGCGTCTGGCGCACGATACCGACGGCACCATCGCCCAGGCGATCGAACTGTGGAAGATCGTCGACCGGCCCAACCTGCTGATCAAGATCCCCGCGACCGTCGCCGGTCTGCCCGCGATCAGCAAGGTGATCGCCGAGGGCATCAGCGTCAACGTGACACTGATCTTCTCGGTGGAGCGCTACCTCGGGGTGATGAACGCCTACCTCGACGGTCTGGAGGCCGCCGCCACCGCCGGACACGATCTGTCGACGATCCATTCGGTGGCCTCGTTCTTCGTCTCCCGCGTCGACACCGAGGTGGACAAGCGGCTGGCCGCCATCGGCTCGTCCGAGGCGAAGGAGTTGCAGGGCAAGGCCGCGCTGGCCAATGCCCGCCTGGCCTACGCCGCCTACGAGGATGTGTTCGGCGGCGACCGCTTCGCCGCGCTGGTGGCCGAGGGCGGACGGTCGCAGCGTCCGCTGTGGGCGTCGACGGGTGTGAAGAACCCCGACTACCCCGACACCCTCTACGTCAGCGAGCTGGTCGCGCCCAACACCGTGAACACGATGCCGGGCAAGACGATGGACGCCTTCGCCGACCACGGCTGGGTCAACACCTCCTCGATCATCGGTCTGGGCGACGCCTCGCGGGAGGTTTTCGACAAGATCGCCGCACTCGGAATCGATTTCACCGATGTCTTCGAGGTGCTCGAAAGCGAAGGAGTGAGTAAGTTCGAAGACGCATGGAACGAACTGCTCATCGCGACCGCGGAGCAGCTGCGCGCAGCGAAAGGCTGAAACCTGGTGACATCCCGGAACGCACAGCACGACGGCACCGACTGGACCAATCCGCTGCGCGATCCCCGGGATAAGAGGTTGGCCCGGATCGCCGGTCCCTGCAGTCTGATCATCTTCGGGGTCACCGGCGACCTCGCCCGCAAGAAGCTCATGCCCGCCGTGTACGACCTGGCCAACCGGGGTCTGCTACCGCCCTCGTTCGCGCTGGTCGGGTTCGCCCGGCGCGACTGGGATCACGAGGAGTTCGCCAAGATCGTCCATGACGCGGTCCGCGACCACGCCCGAACCGGTTTCCGGGAAGAGGTGTGGGAGCGGCTCAGCGAGGGCTTCCGTTTCGTGCGGGGCTCGTTCGACGACGACGCCGCCTTCGACCGGCTCAGGGATACCCTGCTGCGTCTGGATACCGAACGCGGCACCGACGGCAATCACGCGTTCTACCTGTCGATCCCGCCGAAGGCCTTCCCCACCGTGCTCGAACAGCTGAACCGGGTGGGTCTGGCCTCCGGGGGCGACGAGCACTGGCGGCGGGTGGTGATCGAGAAGCCGTTCGGTCACGATCTGCAGTCCGCGAAAGAACTCAACGGCATCGTCAACCGGGTGTTTCCGGAGTCGTCGGTGTTCCGGATCGATCACTATCTCGGCAAGGAGACGGTCCAGAACATCCTGGCGCTGCGGTTTGCCAACCAGTTGTTCGATCCGCTGTGGAGTTCGCACTACATCGACCATGTGCAGATCACGATGGCCGAGGACATCGGCCTCGGTGGCCGGGCCGGCTATTACGACGGGATCGGTGCGGCCCGCGACGTCATCCAGAATCATCTGCTGCAGCTGATGGCGCTGGTGGCGATGGAGGAGCCGATCTCGTTCGAGCCCAAGCAGTTGCAGGCCGAGAAGATCAAGGTCCTGGCCGCCACCCGCAATATCGAACCGCTCGCGCAGAACTCGGCGCGCGGACAGTATGGTCCGGGCTGGCAGGGCAGCGAGAAAGTGCCGGGCCTGATCGACGAGGACGGTTTTGCCGCCGATTCGATCACCGAGACGTACGCGGCGATCGCGCTCGAGGTCGATTCACGGCGCTGGGCCGGT contains:
- the tal gene encoding transaldolase — its product is MTQNEKLAELSAAGVSVWLDDLSRDLISSGDLATLVDTKSVTGVTTNPSIFQAALSAGTSYDAQVGELAARGADVDATIRTVTTDDVRNACDVLAPVYEATDGVDGRVSIEVDPRLAHDTDGTIAQAIELWKIVDRPNLLIKIPATVAGLPAISKVIAEGISVNVTLIFSVERYLGVMNAYLDGLEAAATAGHDLSTIHSVASFFVSRVDTEVDKRLAAIGSSEAKELQGKAALANARLAYAAYEDVFGGDRFAALVAEGGRSQRPLWASTGVKNPDYPDTLYVSELVAPNTVNTMPGKTMDAFADHGWVNTSSIIGLGDASREVFDKIAALGIDFTDVFEVLESEGVSKFEDAWNELLIATAEQLRAAKG
- the zwf gene encoding glucose-6-phosphate dehydrogenase codes for the protein MTSRNAQHDGTDWTNPLRDPRDKRLARIAGPCSLIIFGVTGDLARKKLMPAVYDLANRGLLPPSFALVGFARRDWDHEEFAKIVHDAVRDHARTGFREEVWERLSEGFRFVRGSFDDDAAFDRLRDTLLRLDTERGTDGNHAFYLSIPPKAFPTVLEQLNRVGLASGGDEHWRRVVIEKPFGHDLQSAKELNGIVNRVFPESSVFRIDHYLGKETVQNILALRFANQLFDPLWSSHYIDHVQITMAEDIGLGGRAGYYDGIGAARDVIQNHLLQLMALVAMEEPISFEPKQLQAEKIKVLAATRNIEPLAQNSARGQYGPGWQGSEKVPGLIDEDGFAADSITETYAAIALEVDSRRWAGVPFYLRTGKRLGRRVTEIALVFKRAPHLPFDKTMTEELSQNALVIRVQPDEGITLRFGSKVPASSMEVRDVNMDFSYGTAFTEASPEAYERLILDVLLGEPSLFPVNEEVELSWQILDPVLAQWASDGKPDTYESGTWGPASAEEMMNRTGRSWRRP